One window from the genome of Haloarcula sp. CBA1127 encodes:
- the pglX gene encoding BREX-5 system adenine-specific DNA-methyltransferase PglX has translation MDGQSTHPRKAQLDKEEREHLEDVVTEMRDRVEANVRYQLEDEYGLNEKPDTVGASSDEPSLADAREDDNASLSEAQENLVEAIELEAADGHDWEDAHEQYITGVGYTIVNRLAALRCMEVRDFIDDEVTAFRDDGLTPAADRLVTEEFMLEEEAVLEAYRNACDDLADEIEILFDRSTAYSLIDPDDDTYEDLCSLLDKVPDEVWRADDVLGWVYEYYNVKLLDDLREKGKNHGLAAEDVPPANQFYTPHWVVRMLTDNSLGKLYLEDQGELQDAVERQDSLSPDERKNRPLSPDQSPDIADFCTYLVPSEEEGEPPAFDGPEDIRVIDPACGSGHFLLYAFDVLERIWRAETELAPAEIPHEILRNNLYGVDLDMRACQLAAFNLYLKGRTRAEAEGSRGFDMPELGIVCADAKIAHVEGVEEVFDEVANGQSDVEDALRRILNAFEEVHGLGSLLDVRGTLGDLFEDEVDEESVQITLEDDPREDHTLGQILHSLREAVDQHRDEDSFLAQDLRSFIRLIDLLAQEYDVALMNPPYGTRNRMPEVVQNYVESNYRYPSEYYVNFFEVCDKITKHNGLVGMLIPGSFMNKRRFTTFREDFIGERGNFEFLSEFGYGILDNATVPTVGTVVRSESEQGVEGTFLRFHDLEKSKKEKAFTQTICGIEEAVKRYYEVPLTEFGKIPRTPICYSVPSVVRDLHNSEIKIDAEGADIDGRSACKAVTGAVTANYSRFTRPQWTVTDYSVFEPFSYGGSDAWISPKIIETVIWGDRGTELKRSSDSVRTPNQEFYGESGLNWNHIKRTGRRFGYSPGSLFSTASFMLFPEVDISNFELMSILNSKLYHALFLSRTTERQWNINVVGGSPWLESLEQIDQIDELAKKQYEIMMNLRIHEPTSPYYICPPLLPGDDDSDYFYQHPFTDAMAEEMNISRSVGEASESIPTVAQSHEKQKIRCENRIENISQKIDSLIFDELDISKKTRNEIDTEISLRTPESAHREVPDPESVPEVPENLGEQVKDLVHHFAMEAVREESDGIIPLEGTDEQDDILDRIVERFEDAYGEHAEDRLVEVDDILGAKSAADEAYPNLRSFIEDDLFAYHVDTMENTPIIWKLSTARLLADAKGEGFACFVDYHQLDASLFDRLSNTYLEPRKSSLRDRQAAANQRRNDESLSTSERAEATDEFEFCSSALEQIAELEEVMQELGSTSEREFDDDDRERLNKLAPKVAAFREETAERIETLEQLREMNGEEWFQDTFSDGFWDKVDEWRDEWVDALGELEHACEEYAKPSDEPVEAHLADLFDYFNWRLKGSDHYSSTGILFMTYYFEREGSDLLDEDGEPFDTLTEDEKLLASLATGIDDASVLDEEYLQQIADDEDVDEVDELPPLAEFKALAEEIDDRCQSVYKQIPSDWEDRALSEVTTAGYQPNHKHGVTINITPLAEQRIVPEIVEDKVL, from the coding sequence ATGGACGGACAATCTACCCACCCCCGCAAGGCGCAACTCGACAAGGAAGAACGCGAGCATCTCGAAGACGTCGTTACCGAGATGCGCGACCGCGTCGAGGCGAACGTTCGGTATCAGCTCGAAGACGAGTACGGCCTCAACGAAAAACCCGACACCGTCGGAGCAAGCTCCGACGAGCCCTCCCTTGCTGACGCTCGCGAGGACGACAACGCGTCCCTGAGCGAGGCGCAGGAAAACCTGGTCGAGGCAATCGAACTCGAAGCCGCCGATGGTCACGATTGGGAGGACGCTCACGAGCAGTATATCACTGGCGTCGGCTACACCATTGTCAACCGTCTGGCGGCGCTCCGTTGCATGGAAGTCCGGGACTTCATCGACGACGAGGTCACGGCCTTCCGCGATGACGGCCTCACGCCGGCCGCCGACCGGCTAGTCACCGAGGAGTTCATGCTCGAAGAGGAAGCCGTCCTCGAAGCCTATCGGAACGCGTGCGACGACCTCGCTGATGAAATAGAGATTCTCTTCGACCGCTCGACCGCCTACAGCCTGATCGACCCTGACGACGACACCTACGAAGACCTCTGCAGTCTGCTTGATAAGGTGCCAGATGAAGTCTGGCGGGCCGACGACGTGCTGGGATGGGTTTACGAGTACTACAACGTCAAGCTATTGGATGATCTCAGAGAAAAAGGAAAAAACCATGGGTTAGCCGCTGAAGATGTGCCTCCGGCGAACCAGTTCTACACACCCCATTGGGTCGTTCGGATGCTCACCGACAATTCGCTGGGGAAGCTCTATCTCGAAGACCAGGGTGAGCTACAGGATGCAGTCGAGCGACAAGATTCACTTTCTCCTGACGAACGCAAGAACCGCCCACTTTCACCAGACCAGTCGCCGGACATCGCGGACTTCTGCACCTATCTCGTTCCTTCCGAGGAAGAAGGCGAACCACCGGCATTCGACGGCCCGGAGGACATCCGCGTCATCGACCCAGCTTGCGGGAGTGGGCACTTCCTATTGTATGCGTTCGACGTGCTGGAGCGAATCTGGCGAGCAGAAACCGAACTCGCCCCTGCCGAAATCCCTCATGAGATTCTGCGGAACAACCTGTACGGGGTCGATCTGGACATGCGGGCCTGTCAGCTCGCCGCGTTCAATCTCTACCTGAAGGGTCGTACACGTGCTGAGGCCGAGGGCTCGAGAGGGTTCGACATGCCCGAACTCGGTATCGTTTGTGCCGACGCAAAAATCGCTCATGTTGAAGGCGTTGAAGAAGTTTTCGACGAGGTAGCTAACGGTCAGTCCGACGTGGAAGATGCATTGCGGCGAATACTTAACGCATTCGAGGAAGTTCACGGACTCGGGAGTCTACTGGACGTGCGCGGGACGCTCGGTGACCTATTTGAGGACGAAGTTGATGAGGAAAGCGTCCAGATCACGCTAGAAGACGATCCTCGTGAGGATCATACACTTGGGCAGATTCTCCACAGTCTCCGTGAAGCGGTAGACCAGCACCGAGATGAGGATTCGTTCCTGGCTCAGGATTTACGGAGTTTCATCCGCCTAATAGATCTTTTGGCTCAAGAATACGACGTAGCATTAATGAATCCTCCATATGGGACGAGAAATAGAATGCCAGAGGTGGTTCAAAATTACGTTGAGTCAAATTATCGATACCCATCGGAATACTATGTGAATTTCTTTGAGGTGTGTGATAAAATCACGAAACATAACGGTCTTGTTGGAATGCTTATACCCGGTTCTTTTATGAATAAACGACGGTTTACCACTTTCCGAGAGGACTTCATAGGTGAGCGAGGTAATTTTGAATTCCTTTCTGAATTTGGATATGGAATTTTAGATAATGCAACAGTTCCGACAGTTGGTACCGTAGTTCGTTCTGAGTCAGAGCAAGGAGTAGAAGGCACATTTCTTAGATTCCATGACCTTGAGAAATCAAAGAAGGAGAAGGCATTTACACAAACTATTTGTGGGATTGAGGAGGCTGTGAAGCGATATTATGAAGTTCCGTTGACAGAGTTCGGTAAAATCCCAAGGACACCAATCTGTTACTCAGTTCCATCTGTGGTTCGAGATCTTCACAACTCAGAAATAAAGATTGATGCAGAAGGGGCAGATATTGATGGAAGATCAGCCTGTAAAGCCGTTACAGGTGCAGTGACTGCAAATTATTCTAGATTTACACGCCCTCAGTGGACAGTAACCGACTATTCGGTTTTTGAGCCTTTCTCCTACGGTGGATCAGATGCATGGATTTCTCCAAAAATTATCGAAACCGTAATTTGGGGTGACCGTGGCACAGAGTTGAAGCGTTCTAGTGATTCTGTAAGAACACCAAATCAAGAATTCTATGGGGAATCAGGTCTAAATTGGAACCACATCAAGAGAACTGGGAGACGGTTTGGATATTCTCCTGGTAGCCTCTTCAGTACTGCAAGCTTCATGCTTTTCCCAGAAGTTGACATATCGAATTTTGAATTGATGTCGATACTTAATTCAAAATTATACCATGCACTGTTCTTATCTAGAACAACTGAAAGGCAATGGAATATCAATGTGGTTGGTGGAAGTCCTTGGCTAGAGTCTTTAGAACAAATAGACCAAATTGACGAATTAGCAAAAAAGCAGTATGAGATAATGATGAATTTGCGAATTCACGAGCCCACTAGCCCATATTATATTTGTCCGCCGCTTTTACCCGGAGATGACGATTCTGATTATTTCTATCAACACCCGTTCACAGACGCCATGGCTGAAGAGATGAACATAAGCAGATCTGTGGGTGAGGCAAGTGAGTCTATTCCGACTGTAGCTCAGAGCCACGAGAAGCAAAAGATCCGATGTGAAAATCGAATAGAGAATATATCACAAAAGATCGACTCTTTGATATTCGATGAGCTAGATATATCCAAAAAAACTCGCAACGAGATTGATACTGAGATTTCATTACGAACCCCAGAGAGTGCTCATCGCGAAGTCCCCGACCCCGAGTCCGTTCCCGAAGTCCCCGAAAATCTCGGCGAACAGGTAAAAGATCTCGTCCACCACTTCGCAATGGAAGCTGTCCGGGAGGAATCGGACGGTATCATCCCACTTGAAGGCACAGATGAACAGGACGACATTCTCGACCGCATTGTCGAGCGATTCGAGGACGCGTACGGCGAGCACGCCGAAGACCGCCTCGTCGAGGTCGACGATATTCTCGGGGCCAAGTCCGCCGCCGACGAGGCGTACCCCAACCTCCGGTCGTTCATTGAGGACGACCTCTTCGCCTACCACGTCGACACGATGGAGAACACGCCCATCATCTGGAAGCTCAGTACGGCGCGGCTGCTGGCCGACGCGAAAGGTGAAGGCTTCGCGTGCTTCGTCGACTACCACCAACTCGATGCCAGCCTATTCGACCGCCTCAGCAACACCTATCTCGAACCACGGAAATCTTCCCTCCGCGACCGCCAAGCGGCGGCGAATCAGCGTCGGAACGACGAGTCGCTCTCTACGAGCGAACGTGCTGAGGCAACTGATGAATTCGAGTTCTGTTCGAGCGCACTCGAACAGATCGCCGAACTCGAAGAAGTGATGCAGGAACTCGGTTCCACCAGCGAGCGCGAATTCGACGACGATGACCGAGAACGCCTCAACAAGCTGGCCCCCAAAGTCGCCGCCTTCCGCGAGGAGACTGCGGAGCGCATCGAAACCCTCGAACAACTCCGAGAGATGAACGGCGAAGAGTGGTTCCAAGACACCTTCTCCGATGGCTTCTGGGACAAGGTCGACGAGTGGCGTGATGAGTGGGTGGACGCTCTTGGGGAACTGGAACACGCCTGCGAGGAGTACGCCAAGCCCAGCGACGAACCTGTCGAAGCCCATCTCGCGGACCTCTTCGACTACTTCAACTGGCGGCTCAAAGGCTCAGATCATTACTCCAGTACGGGCATCCTCTTCATGACCTACTACTTCGAGCGTGAAGGGAGCGACCTTCTCGATGAGGACGGCGAGCCATTCGACACCCTCACCGAGGACGAGAAACTGCTCGCCTCTCTCGCAACGGGCATCGACGACGCATCCGTCCTCGACGAAGAGTACCTCCAACAGATTGCGGACGATGAAGATGTCGACGAAGTGGACGAACTGCCACCGTTAGCGGAGTTCAAGGCGCTCGCCGAAGAGATCGACGATCGTTGCCAGTCGGTCTACAAGCAGATTCCTTCAGATTGGGAGGATCGTGCCCTTTCCGAAGTCACGACCGCTGGCTACCAACCCAATCACAAGCACGGCGTCACGATCAACATTACGCCGCTCGCTGAGCAGCGTATCGTCCCCGAAATTGTCGAGGACAAAGTACTGTAA